The DNA window CTGATTGAGGTCTCCATCAAAATAAAGGTATTCCGGGTAGTTTTTAAAGTACTCCGGCTTTGGCCGGTCCCCTGTAATGACTATTTTAATTTCAGGATTCCCGGTAATTTCCGGATATTTTTTTAATATGCTGACCAGTGCTGCAAGGCTTGCCTCATAATCCTGTTTGATATCAATCAGGAGCTGAAGCTTTTTTTTCTGTCCGTCCGGAAAAATATCTCCTTTGTTCAGCTTGATCTGCTTTGAAATATTATCCAGGTAAAGCTTTTCCAGGGTCCTGTCCGGGTTAAGATCTTTCTCCGTATGGGCCACCCACAACTGGTTTTTTACCAGGAAAACATCGGTTTCTATGGAACCGAAATGGGCATAATAAGCTTCCCAGAACGGGACATCCTGCATATAATCATTGTGCGAATGCGCATTGGCTACGCTATAGTTTAAGTAATTCTGCGCCTGAGCCTGAGCGCAGAATGCGACAGCTACTGCTGCCCAAATTTTCAATATTTTCATTATACCTTTTAAAAAAACACATCATCGCAGAATCCTGTGATGATGTGGATTATACTATTATTATTTACCAGCCTTCATTTTGTTTGATCACCCCCTTGCTGTTGACGATTTCCACCTGTGGAACCGCCCATACATTATGTACTGAAGGGTTGAAATTCCTGGCTGCCCATACAATCTGTCCGTTGATGCCATGCAGAGGTGTTGCATAATTGGCCTGTGCATCTCCCCAACGCACCAGGTCCCTGTGACGGTCTGCCCATTCTCCGGCAAGCTCGCAGCGTCTTTCATGTTTCAGGTCAGCTAATGTACATCCTGTTTTCGGTGCTAAACCTGCACGTACCCTGATCCTGTTGATCTCCTGATCGGCATTCTGGCCCATCATCAGCATAGCTTCCGCTTTAATCAGGATTACCTCAGCATATCGCATGATCGGAACGGCAAGGTCCGTGCACGGATAATCACCGTTGGCACTTACGTGGCCGCTGTTCAAAGGATATTTAAAGGCATCCATATATTTGTTGAACTGGTAACCGGTAAGGGAGTTGCTGGAAGCATAAGTCCTTTCAGTCCCGTTAAATGTAAACTTATCCCCGATTTTCAGGATGGTAGCGCTTCTTCTTAAATCTCCTGTTTCATATTCGTCATACAACTCTTTGGTAGGCTGAAAATATCCCCAGCCATTGTATTGTCCCCAACCTTTGTTTTCAAGCATTACACCGGGAAGGATACTTCCTATGGAATTGAATTTAGGCGTACTCGGTACAGACCATATGTATTCTGAGCTGTAATTATTTTCTGCTTTGAAAACGTCGGTATAATTCGTAAGGAGATTCCTGTTCCCTTTGGTAATGACCTCATTGGCCCAATACGCTGCATTCTGCCAGTCTTTCATAAACAGATAAACCTTCGCCAGCAACGCCCATGCGGCCACTTTATGCGGCCTTCCGTAATCCTTCGCAGGAAGCTGCTCCTGAAAAGGTAAAAGCTCTGCAGCTTTTTTCAGGTCCTGAACAATGTAGTTGTAATTTTCCATTACATTGGCAGCTCTTGGGATCGGATTAGGATCCGGGTCTTTGGTCCGGTCTACAATGGGTACACCGGCTTTGTCATTCCCGTAATTGTAGGCCAGCTCAAAATACATCCGGCTGCTCATGAACAGTGCTTCACCGAGGTATTTATTTTTTACTGCTGCTGATGCCTGGATGTTATCCACATTCCTGATGACGCGGTTAGCCACACCAATTACGGTATACCTTTTATTCCACTGGGTTTCCAGGTCACCGGCCGCGATGTAATTGCTGCTGAAGTTTTTGGCATTATCCGGTTCGCTTTTTGCTCTTCCCGTTACCATATCATCGCTGGCATTAATGAACCAGAAAAGCCCTCTTCCATAAAATTCGCTGTCGGCAAGCGGCCTGTACATGGCATTGGCTCCCGTTATCAGGTCATTCTCAGTTTTCCAGAAACTGGCTTCGGTAGGCGTTCCCTCCGGCTGAACATCCAGTTCTCCCGTACATGACAACAACATGACAGAGATTCCGGACACTAAACATATTTTGTTGAAAAGTTTCATTGTTTTTGATTTTTAATGATTAAAATTATAATCCGACCTCCAGTCCGAAGATGAAGGCACGTGCCTGCGGGTATCTGCCGGTATCCACTCCGTAAGAATTCATGCCCACTTCAGGGTCAAAGCCTGTATATTTGGTAATGGTCAGCAGGTTGTTTGTAGTCACATAAATCCTTAGCTTACTGACATCCAGCTTACGGTACAGCTCTATCGGCAATGAATACCCGATGGTGAGGTTTTTCAGCCTCAGATACGATCCGTCTTCTACATAGAAATCAGACACTTTGGAATAGTTGCCGCTCGGGTCTCCCTGTACCAGCCTTGGGATATTGGTATCGGTGTTCTGCGGGGTCCATGCATTCAGGATATCCCTGTCCATATTATAATTCTGTCCTGTACCGCCCGGATTCAGGGAAATAAATTTAAGCCCGTTGAAGATTTTATTTCCATACACACCCTGTACAAAAAGGTTGAGGTCAAAATTCTTCCAGGTCATATTGTATGACAATCCGTAAGAGAATTTCGGGTACGGACTTCCGAGATTTACGAAATCACTGTTGTTCAGCGTTCCCGTATTCCCTTCTTTCTTAAGGAATTTGATATCCCCCGGTTTGGCATTGGGCTGGATGAGGTTCCCGTTTGCATCTTTGTAATTATTGATCTCCTCCTGAGACTGGAAAATCCCGCCCGTTCTATAACCATAAAACGAATACAGAGGATCACCAACTTTTACACGCGTTGGTTTCAGCACGCCCCTCACTCCATTATCATTGATGAAAATCTCATCCACTCCCGCCAGTTGCTTCACCGTATTTTTTAGTTGGCTGAATACAACTCCAATGGAATAGGTGAAATCACCGGTTTTTTTACTGTTATAATTGATTCCCAGTTCGTATCCTTTATCCTGGAAAAGTCCGGCATTAATGTACTGATTACTGTATGTAGCCGTACTTGGTAGGCTTACATTGAAGATCTGGTCTTTGGAATTTTTAATGAAGTAATCGAACTGCAAGGAAAGACTGTTATGGAAAAATGACGCATCCATCCCGAAGTCGGTCTGCTCAGATTTCCCCCATTTCAGGTCCGGATTGGGACGTGTTGTAGCGTAATAAGCGATATTCTGGGAAGGGTCCTGTCCGAAAATCACATTGTTGTACCTTGTCATCAGCGGATTGACCGCTTGGGAAGAAATTCCCCCTAGGTTACCTAAAATACCATAACTTCCCCTGAACTTCAGGTTGGAAAGCCAGGCTATATCTTTCATAAAGTTTTCTTTAGAAGGCACCCATGCTCCTGAAACTGCATAATAATTGGCAAACCTGTTTTGTGGTGCTACCAGGGAAGAGCCGTCCCTTCTTCCTAATACGCTAACGATATACTTACCGGCATAATCATAGTTGACCCTTGCCAGATAGGATACCAATGCCTGTCTGAATCTATAGCTTGATACCTCCCTGTTGGTATCAGCGGCATTCTGCAGGTACTGGAATGTTTCTGCTTCACTTCTGAAGTCATACGATTTGGCTATGAAGCCGTCATCAACAGTTTTCTGGAAGGTAAATCCGGCCAGGAAATCAAAATTATGCCTTCCCGGAGAAAACTTATAGGTCAAGAGCTGCTCAGCCAGTGACGTAGAAGAATTGTTGGACTGGTATTCCAGGCTGTTCATATCAAATATCTTCCCTACTTCCGGAACCCTGGCTGTAAAGGTCTTCATATCTCCGATCTTAAAAGTCTGCGAGAAGTTGGACCGGTACTTTAGATCCTTTGCCAGAGTAATTTCTGCATAAGGATTGATCAGGATTTCGTGGGTAGGATTCCTGATACTGATCCTTTTAAGGTAGGCAACCGGGTTAATGACATCTCCATAACCTCCGGCCACATCAACCGGCAATCCCGAAAAGGCTCCTGAAGAGGTATATACAGGAACATTCGGAGGATAATACATGGCCGCTACAATGGCTCCGGTATATCCGTTCCTGGTATCGGCTGTATTTCCGTCGGAATAATTGTAGTACATATTTTCCCCGATGGTCAGCCAGTCTTTCACTTTATGCTCGGAATTGACCCTGAAGTTGTATCTTTTGGACTGTGTATTCAATAAGATCCCTTCCAGGTTCCGGTGATTCATCCCAACGAAATACCTCGACTTTTCATTGCCTCCGCTTACATTCATATTGTACTCCTGGATGGCTCCTGTCCGGAAGATTTCCTTCATCCAGTCGGTCCGGGTAATTCTTCCGTCCGGATACAGGTTTGGATTAAAAGCTATGGGGAGATTGTTCAGCTTGCCGGCATTTTCATACGCCTTGTACATCACATCCTGGAATTCGGCTGCATTAAGGGTTTCTTTTATTTTCCAGGCCTGGTTCAGGCCGTATTTAACATCAAAGTCTACTGTAAGATTACCTTTCCTGCCTTTCTTGGTCGTGATGAGTATGACCCCTCCAGATGATCTAGCGCCGTAAATGGCTGCAGAAGCATCTTTAAGGACTGATATATCCTGGATATCGTTCGGGTTAATGGATGGGGTACCGTTAAAAACAACACCATCCACTACATACAACGGGGTTTCTCCGTTAATTCCTCCCAGACCCCGGATATTTACCTTAGGGGTTCCGTTAGGGTCACCTCCTTCATTCACCACGGTAACACCGGCAGCTTTTCCCTGCAGGGCTTCGCCCACTCCGGATAATGACCTGGAAGTAATTTTATCCAGTGAAGCTTCAGTTACGGCTCCTGAAACCTTTGTCTTTTTCTGGGTTCCGTATCCTACAACAACCACCTCGTCCAGAGACTTTTCTTTTAAGCTGTCTTTTTTCTGAGCGAGGAATAACGGTGAAGCCGACAGAGCACCAATGAGCAATACCCGTCCCGTAAGATAACCTACTGAGACCGGGATCTTAAATACATTCATAAAATCCTTGATTTAACTTGATGCAAAATTAGACCAGCCTTGCCAACCGGATCATTACGGTTTCGTTGTGCTTTTGTTAAGAAATTTTATCTCTATAAAAATAGTATTGTATGGGTTGAAGAATTAAGATGCTTTGCATCAGCAATGTAGATATCAAGATAAGTATTCTGTCTATACCTGATCTGTTTTTAAGTTTAAATTTGTTTTAAATTTATTACCCAACCGGGAAAATAGACTAAAATAATCTCATTTCACTGTCCGCTTTTAAGAATGAATACATGAGAGAGTTCATTTTCTTTTTTTACATTTGCTGAAATCATTTTCCGGGGAATACAGCAGTAGAAAACTGTCCGGAAAAAACAGAAAACAATTAAAATTCCAACTATTCCATGACCATCATCATTACAGGAACCTCTTCAGGGATCGGTTTCGCTTTAGCAGAATATTTCGGTAAAAAAGGCCATAAAGTTTATGGCCTGAGCAGAAAGCATACTGAAAGCAATTATTTCAGCTGTATCCCGACGGATGTGACAGATCCTGATGCGGTGCAAAACGCCATTGCGGAGGTTCTGAAAACCGAAACGAGGATCGATGTTCTGATCAACAATGCAGGCATGGGAATGGTAGGCTCCGTGGAAGATTCTGCCAAAGAAGATATTTTGAAGCTATTCAACCTCAACTTAATAGGGGCAGTACAGATGATGAGTGCGGTGATGCCGAATATGAGGGCGCACAAATCCGGAAAGATCATCAATGTTTCCAGTATCGGAAGTGAAATGGGACTGCCGTTCCGTGGATTCTATTCAGCTTCAAAATCGGCTCTGGACAAAGTTACGGAGGCTATGCGTTATGAGGTATATCCATGGAATATCCATGTTTGTTCGCTGCATCTGGGAGACATCAAAACCAATATTGCAGAAAACCGTGTGCGGACCCAAGTATCCGAACCTTACCAATCTGTTTTTGATAAGGTGTATGCTTTAATGAACTCGCATGTCGGCGATGGCACAGAGCCGCATGAAGTTGCAGAATACATCGACAGGCTTTTGAACAAGGACAAATGGAAAGCCCACTATTACTTCGGAAAGTTCGGACAGAAGATCGGGGTCCCGCTGAAATGGATCCTTCCGCAGGGGACTTACGAAAATCTGATGAAGAAATATAATAAACTGGATTAGTTTCAGTTATTACATCAGTCCAATACTTGTCTTAACCATCAGCACACAGCTAATCAGAATCCGCTTTAAGATCTTTAACCCATAATGTTGTCCACCAAGGCTTGAAATTTTTCCTGAACATATTGTGTATCATTCTATGCGTCTTTGTACAGGCGCAGAAGAAACAATACTGGCTTACGGACAGTGAGACCCATGTAAAAAAGAAGGTAAAGGATTCTGTATCAGCAGTGAAATTCCTGGATTCACTTTCCCAGAACAGCTATTTTTTTACGCAGCTGAAAGAAGTAAAAATAAAGGGCGATAGTACAGAGATCATTTATGATAAAGGGAAAAATTTTAATGAAACCTATGTAACCCTTTCGGATTCAATCGTTCAGAGGTTTCCCTCGACCAAAGATTTTTTCACCAAAAACCTGGATTCTACCAAAAAAAGCATCAATAAAAAATATATTGATGACGGATTTGCGTTCAGCAGGATAAAATCCAAATACAAAGGCCAGAAAAACGGCTATCCCCTGATAGAACTGGATATCAGCAAGAACAATAAAAGGACGATTGACGGTTTTGTCGTAAAAGGCTACGAAAGGGTACCGAAAAGGTTCATTAAAAATCTTGAAAAGGATTTCAAAGGAAAGACTTACGATGATAGAAACCTGGTCTCTATCAATAAAAATTTCCAGAACCATCCTTTTGTTTCGCTGGAAAGACCTCCGCAAACCTTATTTACAAAAGATTCCACACAGATTTACCTCTTTATGGAGAAAAAGAAGACGAATACCTTTGACGGGGTAATCGGATTCGGGAATGATAAAACTGAAAAATTTACGCTGAACGGTACGCTGAACGTGAATTTCAGGAATATGTTTAACGGCTTTGAAACCATTAACCTGTACTGGCAGCGAAACCCGGATAAAGGACAGACTTTTGATCTGCAGACGGATATTCCTTATCTATTCAAATCAAATGTAGGGCTGAATATGAAGGTGAATATTTTCAGGCAGGATTCCACATTTGCCAATGTAAAAGCGTTGCCGGCATTGTACTACCACATCAACAACCGCAACAGGATCGGGCTCAGAGGGACTTTTGAGACATCCAGTATTATCGATACGCTATACGTCCAGGGAAAAGATTATAACAAAAGAGGGCTTGGGATCTGGTTTGAGATGACCGAACCATCCGATGTAGACCTTTTCCTGTATAAAACACGGCTGAACGGCGGATATGACTATCTGACTACTACCTATACCAAAGACAATATCAATGCCCACCAGAACCAATTCTATTTTTTCGGCGAGCATAATTACCATATTTCCGGGAACCATTACCTGAATATAAAAGCGGAAGGCGCCATGATGGATTCCAAGATAGAATTCTCCACCAATGAATTGTACCGTTTCGGAGGCTGGAATTCCATGCGGGGCTTTAATGAGAATTCCCTTGCAGCCGATTTCTATTATTACGGCGGACTGGAATACCGGTACCTGATAGGCAATCAGGCATTTTTTGACTTTTTTGGCCAATACGGGCAGCTTAATAATAAATCCCTGAACCTGAAGCCTAAGCTTTACAGCGTAGGGCTGGGATTCAATTTCTTTATCCCGATCGGGCTAATGAGCTTTCAGCTTTCCAACGGTAATGAATTCGGAAATCCTTTTAAATTCAATGACATCAAAATTCACTGGGGAATATTGAGCCGGTTTTAGATTGCTTCATTACGTTTATGTAAAATATATCTTCTGTACCAGCAACACCGAAGTACAGATCAGATTAATTTTTAACATTAGGATAAAATAAAAAAGCGGAAAACCTGTTAACTTGCAATTTCTTTCAACTGAATACTGAGGAATGAACAGAAGAGAATTTTTAGAAAAATCAGGCATTTTAATGGCCGGACTGGGAAGTTCGGGAGTCTTACACCCTGCCATACTGAAGGCACTCACCATTGAGCCTGCCGCCCGGTCAACATTCTATGATGCAGAACATATTGTGATCCTTATGCAGGAAAACCGTTCTTTTGACCACGCTTTCGGCACCCTGAAAGGGGTACGGGGATTTCTTGACCGGAGAGCATTTAAAAAACAGGACGGACATTCCGTTTTCTTTCAGAGAGCCGATACCGGAAAGTACGCTGCTCCTGCCCGTCTGAATTTAAGGGATACAAAATCTACCTGGATGAGCTCGCTTCCTCATTCCTGGAATAATCAGCAGCAAGCTTTTAATAAGGGGAAATATGATCAGTGGCTTCAGGCAAAAGCATCAGGAAATCAAGAATACCAGAATATTCCGTTAACATTAGGATACTATAACCGTGAAGACCTCCCATTCTACTACCAGCTGGCAGATGCCTTTACGATCTTTGACCAGTACTTCTGTTCTTCTCTGACAGGCACTACGCCGAACCGGCTTTTCCACTGGTCCGGAACATTGCGTGAACAGAGGAACGGTAAAGTAAAGCCTAATGTATACAATGAAAATATTGATTACGATAAAGATCATCAGGCCAAATGGAAAAGTTTTCCCGAAATTTTAGAGGAACAGGAGATTCCGTGGAAAATTTACCAGAATGAGATCAGCCTTCCGAAAGGGATGTCCGGTGAACAGGAAGCCTGGCTGAGCAATTTTACGGATAATCCCCTTGAATGGTTTTCCCGGTTCAACGTAAAGTTTTCCAAAGGATATTACCAGAATATTCCAAATATCATCGCTTCCCTGAAGAAAGAGGCTGAGAACAATCCTGAACAGCAGGAAAAGTTTAATGCAATGATCAGAGAACTGGAAGAAGATAAAATCAAGTACCATCCGGACCGTTATACCAGACTTTCACAGGCTGAAAGAAATCTTCATGAAAAGGCTTTTACTATTAATTCCGGTGATCCGGATTACTGGAATCTGGAAAAAGGAAAAGATAAGGATGGAAACCCGCTGGTTGTTCCTAAAGGAGATGTGCTGTACCAGTTCCGGAAGGATGTTGAAAACAAAAAGCTTCCTCTGGTTTCATGGCTTATTGCGCCTGAGCATTTTTCTGACCATCCCGGTTCTCCCTGGTACGGAGCCTGGTATATTTCTGAAGTGCTGAACATCCTGACTCAAGATCCTGAAACCTGGAAAAAAACGATCTTCTTGATCAATTATGATGAGAATGACGGCTATTTTGATCATGTATTGCCTTTTGCACCTCCGGTAAATCCCAGCCAGCCTGTTGACATGAACGGTCCGGAAGGGGTGGAATATGTCAACGGGATACAGGAATACAGATCAACATCCAATTTAAAAGATCATGAAAAGATAGATGGTACAGTCGGATTAGGCTACAGGGTTCCGATGATCATTGCCTCACCCTGGACGAAGGGCGGATTTGTAAATTCTGAAGTTTCTGATCATACTTCCGTACTTCAGTTCCTGGAGACCTTTATTCAGAAAAAATTCAATAAAAACGTAAGTGTAGATCATATCAGTAACTGGAGGCGGGCTATATGCGGGGATCTAACTTCTGCATTCAGTCCTTCTGATATAAAGGTTCCTCCAATGCAATACCTGGATCAGAAAGCCTATGCCCAAACCATCAATTCTGCCCGCAATAAACCTGTCCCGGATCTGAAATGGTATCACGAGCACGAATTAAACAATTCCCTGCTGGACATTCAGGAGCGAGGCATAAAGCCTTCCCATGCCCTTCCCTATAATTATCTTGTCAATCTGGAGGACGGAGCTATCAAAATGACCAATTTAAAAGAACGGGCAGTTCCCCTGATCATTTACGACAGAAAGCGCCTTGAAGCTGATGATTTTTACTTTTCCTATGCACTGTATTCCGGACAGGAATTAATACATTCTGTTGATGCTGGAAAATATGATTATGAAGTCTTTGGTCCTAATGGTTTCTACCGGCTGTTTAAAGGGGAAAGCAGACCGGAGATTAAAGCCTCACTGATTTATCATCCTTCTGAAAATAAAGTGCAGTTCATCATAAACAAAGTAGATAAAGATGTTCAGGAGATTGTCATAGACGATCTTTATGAAAAAAGCAGTCGCATTGTTTCTCTACAGAAAGATGAAAATAACATCGCATTTAGCCTTCATAAAACCAAAGGATGGTATGATCTGAGGATCAGTTCCGGAAGTACCGTCTGGCATTTTGCGGGACGCCTAGAAACCGGAAAACCA is part of the Chryseobacterium camelliae genome and encodes:
- a CDS encoding phosphocholine-specific phospholipase C, with product MNRREFLEKSGILMAGLGSSGVLHPAILKALTIEPAARSTFYDAEHIVILMQENRSFDHAFGTLKGVRGFLDRRAFKKQDGHSVFFQRADTGKYAAPARLNLRDTKSTWMSSLPHSWNNQQQAFNKGKYDQWLQAKASGNQEYQNIPLTLGYYNREDLPFYYQLADAFTIFDQYFCSSLTGTTPNRLFHWSGTLREQRNGKVKPNVYNENIDYDKDHQAKWKSFPEILEEQEIPWKIYQNEISLPKGMSGEQEAWLSNFTDNPLEWFSRFNVKFSKGYYQNIPNIIASLKKEAENNPEQQEKFNAMIRELEEDKIKYHPDRYTRLSQAERNLHEKAFTINSGDPDYWNLEKGKDKDGNPLVVPKGDVLYQFRKDVENKKLPLVSWLIAPEHFSDHPGSPWYGAWYISEVLNILTQDPETWKKTIFLINYDENDGYFDHVLPFAPPVNPSQPVDMNGPEGVEYVNGIQEYRSTSNLKDHEKIDGTVGLGYRVPMIIASPWTKGGFVNSEVSDHTSVLQFLETFIQKKFNKNVSVDHISNWRRAICGDLTSAFSPSDIKVPPMQYLDQKAYAQTINSARNKPVPDLKWYHEHELNNSLLDIQERGIKPSHALPYNYLVNLEDGAIKMTNLKERAVPLIIYDRKRLEADDFYFSYALYSGQELIHSVDAGKYDYEVFGPNGFYRLFKGESRPEIKASLIYHPSENKVQFIINKVDKDVQEIVIDDLYEKSSRIVSLQKDENNIAFSLHKTKGWYDLRISSGSTVWHFAGRLETGKPSVSDPHWQ
- a CDS encoding SDR family oxidoreductase, whose amino-acid sequence is MTIIITGTSSGIGFALAEYFGKKGHKVYGLSRKHTESNYFSCIPTDVTDPDAVQNAIAEVLKTETRIDVLINNAGMGMVGSVEDSAKEDILKLFNLNLIGAVQMMSAVMPNMRAHKSGKIINVSSIGSEMGLPFRGFYSASKSALDKVTEAMRYEVYPWNIHVCSLHLGDIKTNIAENRVRTQVSEPYQSVFDKVYALMNSHVGDGTEPHEVAEYIDRLLNKDKWKAHYYFGKFGQKIGVPLKWILPQGTYENLMKKYNKLD
- a CDS encoding SusC/RagA family TonB-linked outer membrane protein yields the protein MNVFKIPVSVGYLTGRVLLIGALSASPLFLAQKKDSLKEKSLDEVVVVGYGTQKKTKVSGAVTEASLDKITSRSLSGVGEALQGKAAGVTVVNEGGDPNGTPKVNIRGLGGINGETPLYVVDGVVFNGTPSINPNDIQDISVLKDASAAIYGARSSGGVILITTKKGRKGNLTVDFDVKYGLNQAWKIKETLNAAEFQDVMYKAYENAGKLNNLPIAFNPNLYPDGRITRTDWMKEIFRTGAIQEYNMNVSGGNEKSRYFVGMNHRNLEGILLNTQSKRYNFRVNSEHKVKDWLTIGENMYYNYSDGNTADTRNGYTGAIVAAMYYPPNVPVYTSSGAFSGLPVDVAGGYGDVINPVAYLKRISIRNPTHEILINPYAEITLAKDLKYRSNFSQTFKIGDMKTFTARVPEVGKIFDMNSLEYQSNNSSTSLAEQLLTYKFSPGRHNFDFLAGFTFQKTVDDGFIAKSYDFRSEAETFQYLQNAADTNREVSSYRFRQALVSYLARVNYDYAGKYIVSVLGRRDGSSLVAPQNRFANYYAVSGAWVPSKENFMKDIAWLSNLKFRGSYGILGNLGGISSQAVNPLMTRYNNVIFGQDPSQNIAYYATTRPNPDLKWGKSEQTDFGMDASFFHNSLSLQFDYFIKNSKDQIFNVSLPSTATYSNQYINAGLFQDKGYELGINYNSKKTGDFTYSIGVVFSQLKNTVKQLAGVDEIFINDNGVRGVLKPTRVKVGDPLYSFYGYRTGGIFQSQEEINNYKDANGNLIQPNAKPGDIKFLKKEGNTGTLNNSDFVNLGSPYPKFSYGLSYNMTWKNFDLNLFVQGVYGNKIFNGLKFISLNPGGTGQNYNMDRDILNAWTPQNTDTNIPRLVQGDPSGNYSKVSDFYVEDGSYLRLKNLTIGYSLPIELYRKLDVSKLRIYVTTNNLLTITKYTGFDPEVGMNSYGVDTGRYPQARAFIFGLEVGL
- a CDS encoding RagB/SusD family nutrient uptake outer membrane protein, which translates into the protein MKLFNKICLVSGISVMLLSCTGELDVQPEGTPTEASFWKTENDLITGANAMYRPLADSEFYGRGLFWFINASDDMVTGRAKSEPDNAKNFSSNYIAAGDLETQWNKRYTVIGVANRVIRNVDNIQASAAVKNKYLGEALFMSSRMYFELAYNYGNDKAGVPIVDRTKDPDPNPIPRAANVMENYNYIVQDLKKAAELLPFQEQLPAKDYGRPHKVAAWALLAKVYLFMKDWQNAAYWANEVITKGNRNLLTNYTDVFKAENNYSSEYIWSVPSTPKFNSIGSILPGVMLENKGWGQYNGWGYFQPTKELYDEYETGDLRRSATILKIGDKFTFNGTERTYASSNSLTGYQFNKYMDAFKYPLNSGHVSANGDYPCTDLAVPIMRYAEVILIKAEAMLMMGQNADQEINRIRVRAGLAPKTGCTLADLKHERRCELAGEWADRHRDLVRWGDAQANYATPLHGINGQIVWAARNFNPSVHNVWAVPQVEIVNSKGVIKQNEGW